taatttttttaaattaaattttaaaatgatttctaatGAGATTGTTGATGTAGCATAAAAATGTCCTGACCTcagcttttatttttaataataacaccgtttctaattttcaaaaattaattaatcaaaaattaattagtatttaagtCAGTCTATTCGTGAAGAATTTACCAAGCTATATGAAACAGTACTAGATCATATACATGCAAAATGATGATTATACCAAACAATTAACCTCACGATCGAGTCATGCCATCCTCCTGATACTGGCTCATTTTAACGTACGTACCCTAGTgaattacaattaacattcaaacattcttTTCTTACCTGATGGCGCCCACCAGAAACAGCAACATGCAAAATGGTGTTTCCATACAGATCTTGATAATGGATGAGACTTGTACCATTGCAGGTATGCACCAAGTACACAAGCGCATCGTATTGTCCATGTCTCACGGCCAGATGAAACACCGACTCTCCCTCGTTCGTATCATAGTGAAAAGATACAGAAGCCATCAGCACAAGCTCTTCAAGGACTGCAACTTTGCCATTCATTGATGCCATGTGCACTGGTATGTAACCATTAATGTTGCGGTGCAGAGTGAGACTTGCATCGCAGTTTATGAGCATCCGGGTTGCCTCCCTGTGTCCTTGGACACAGGCATAGTGCAGCAGCGAGTTACCATTCTCGTCAATCGTTCGAGCGAAATCAGGACACGCATTTAGTAACTCGATAACAGCATCTGCACCAGGAACTCTGACTTCATGTTAATTAACTGATTACAACTTtgtgaattcataaaaataaaataaaattacaaaaaaaaaaaaaaaaattgatatgaacCCTTAATTACCTACCCATATGTCCGTTCTTTGCTGCCACATGAACACAAGTCGGATCGAATACATTTTCCTCTAAACCCAGCATGCCAGGGTGGTTTAAGAAGAGATTCACAACGTCGAGATGGCCATTACTGCAAGCCATGAAAAAGGCAAGCTTGTTTTCAGAGTTTAGCTTACATGCAGCCCTCGGATTGGTCGTTAATAGCAGCTTCAAAACCTCGGCAGACCCATGGCGGCAAGCTTCATGTATCGGAGTCTCCAGCATCTTGTTTTGAGCAGCAACCAATTCCGGGCACAATGTAACAATTTCCGACGCCAAGTCAACGTGTCCGAACTTTGCAGCAAGGTGTAATGCTGTGTCCAATGAGTCGGCTGTTCTCTGCTCAAGAACTCCTTCATTTGCTTGAAATAAACTGATTAATGTGGGCGTGTCATTTGCTTGAATTGCCTCCAGAAGCTTAATATCCATATCCTCGAGCTTCCAATTAAGCTATAATAACTTTTCTCCACTAGAATTAATCAACTTTCTAATGGAGATCAGAAAAAATATGAATGGAGAGATGTTATGTTCCAGACCACTATATATAGAAGTCATTGGCAATGACGCGGATCAGTATATACCATTTCGCCTCTAGAATTTACTCGCTCCTTAATGTCATCTTTAAGGAAATGTAAATTAAATTTCCGAGGACCTTCAAGAAAGacatttataatctttttaataaatagtcGATCATGTGAAGAATTATCTTCATGGCTTTTGTTTTAGGTAGAAATTCTGAAGTTGTCTTCATGGCTACAGCAGGATCACACTCAGGAATTTAATCCCAGAGGAGTGAacccgctctgataccaattgaaaaagcagtggttctaccaatcactacacctagagggggggtgaataggtgtattccaattttgatcgtcttttcaatattagaaacaaataaacagttaatcaatggacaaaaacaattaacacaatgattttggtcacgaagtggaaactcatttgaagaacttcttcaaattctaaaaccactccgggtgtaaggcaccacctaaaatccactatagaaaaagtttattacaaccaatttagagacactcacaaaacctttgtagttcctaaacctggcttgcaacatcacgaatgacccactcgatctctacacgcatgtaatgtcggaactccgaccttctatagctttccacgagaacctctcgatctctgcatcacagcagctccggaaaccttccggccaacaacacgtccatttcaatggactttgaatgagattttatcttgagtgtggtgtggtggatatgtgtttgtccaagagagattcacaaggtgaggaataggtttctctctttggcttttgaaacacttagggtttttctctatttttccacaccttagaacagaaatgatctgttctatttatagttccagcaagtcacggcgctcaaaacatgaatctttaggttgtcttgaacattggctcgagcgaggtgtcgagcgaaggtcgagcgcacgttatcttctgaaaccgctcgagcgaggtgtcgagcgaaggtcgagcgaaggtctctggatgagttcagctcgcgcgcaacatcgagcgtacatcgagcgaaccactctggatgagttccgctcgagcgctgagtcgagcacacatcgagcgaaccactctggatgggttctgctcgagcgttacgtcaagcttacctcgagcgaaccactctgcctgggttccgctcaagcgcttagtcgagcgcacatcgagcgaaccactctggatgggttctgctcgagcgttacgtcaagctcacctcgagcgaaccactctgcctggtttccgctcgagcgcttagtcgagctcacctcgagcgaaccactctgcctggttccgctcgagcgccaggtcgagcgcccatcgagcgaacctctctgtaaggttccgctcgagcgccagtcgagcgccagtcgagccatgttgagcacacttcaatctttttcatttacCAATccatcaacacttgttacaactcaactttacataggttttcacaagaatatgccaattaactcatttttccctcaacaatctccccctttggcatttctgtgacaaaacctctaacctATACATAGGACCTAATCCTAACACACCCAAATCAGGATTCCCATTTTTCAGGCAAAAAGTCTTGAGCACATTGAGATATTTCTGCAAACACTTAGCAAACGGTTAAACGTACCAATaacaatatgcaagaaataatcataagcataaacatctGTAGCACAGTTTTCAGAAAAGACTTTTCATTAAGAATTAATTCAGACATTGTTTTCAATTTAGACAAACAATATTAGCACGAGCagcatgtgatacaaataaaaatagctgctcccccacaaaacaaaaacacaagctGCTCCAACAGCTTTCTTGCTACTCCCCCTAAATCTCTATACCACTCCCCCTTAATCTatactccccctttttgtcacaaACGCCAAGGGTCTCAAGTATCACCATGAGGCTGActgtcatcatcatcaccatcaggcTGACTTCCATCATCATCAAAGCGCTCCTCTATATCGTTGAAGCGTTGAGTCACAAGCTGCTGCAGGTTGTTAACTTTAGCATCAAGGCTATCAAACCGTGCATCAAACCGGGCTTCAAGACGGGCAAGATACTCAATGACCCGCTGAAGGCTGGGTTCGGTCAAACCAGGTGCCGAGCTATGAGGCTGTGAGCTTGAAGGCTGAGAGGTCGATGGCTGAGACGTGGATGGCTGGGAGGAGGATGCAGGAGGATGCTCAACATTCAGTGGGTGAGGGTAATGTGAGCACGACTCAGCTGTATGGTCCTACGCCCAATAGGAGCCTTAAGAGGAACTCTAGGCTCATTAGGAAGAAGCATAACAGCCTGAGAGAGGGCTATCCTAGTGATTAGGCAGGCGAGAGGCAAGCCAGTCCGTAATTTCGGGGAATTAAATGCCTCAAGCATAACCCGACAGAGATGACTCCCCAGATCAATGGAGACATCATTTATCAATGCATACAAAAAAGTGGCGCGGTCAGGACCGACATCACTTTGATGACCAGTAGGATATAGGTTTGTAAGGACTATCCTACTGAGAATGAGAAACTCGGGTGTAAAACGTGAGGTGAGAATGGGTGATTTACCATCCCAACTCGAAAATGGACCGATTAAACATTCAACAATGACAGTCGGACTGGGAGGAGAAGTCCGTGTATATGGATATGTGGGGTTTGCCACTCGCGGGGCATTTAGCAAATCCGCAACCATGCCGGAGTCACCCGGAAGACAATGTTCCGGAGACTGACTTCAAAAGAGCCATCATCAGAGATGGCAGCAATATTGGAGTAAAACTCCTTAACCAACTCCACAGAAAGAGTGGGATGACCAATGGTCAAAGCCAGCCACTGGCGAGACTCAAAAATGCGGGGAATAACAGTCTCAGAAAGCTCACCAAGGAGAACTTCCCGCTCGACAATAGGAGAACGGGtagaaaaattttgagtgtAAAGTTCTCTTGCACGAGGATTGCAGAAATGTGCTTGAGCGGGGGCTGGAGGATTTTGGCGTGAACGAACTCTTCGAGACATGACAGAAGCTGGACAAAATCAGTGACCGTTAGACAAGGCTAAAGGTAATGTGAAATGCCCAATGCTTGATGAATGCACATGCCTAATTTTGAACCAAGCCAAACTTaggtaaaaaagatttttaaaacaagtcatgaatgttgtcaaaaaccattttaaaatgcacaatgcacatgcccaaaaacacaattgaACAACCCATTTGGCATTTTGAGCACTTCAAGTGCAACTAAGCCAATGttgggttttaaacccaatGGAGGTCCCAAGCCTCAATGCCAAACACTATCCCTACACTAAGAATAGACAAAAATGACCATGGGGACAGGGCAATACCAAAGCATGATGAAAATAGGAAATCAAACTTCATTGAAGCAATTCATCGAGCACTTGGAGTGCATCCAAGTacacacaaaatgaaaaatccCTTGGGGGTTCTAAGAACCTCCTAAATACAAAGAGAATAGGAATGGACAACCAAGAGGTCCATTCAAACACCAAACAAACCAACCAATGTATTCCATTTCGGAATCCCCAAATCTAAAGCCCTAATTTCCGAAATGTATATGCATGGAGATGTAtgttgtaaaatgaaaaaaaaatgtccaaaaatgattgagaagaggGAGAAATAAGAGACTTATCGTGATTGAAGCAAGATTTtgggagaaaatgaaggaaaccaCACGGAGAGAAGAGGAGAGGTTATCGCACGGGGTGGGGAGAGGAAACGGTGCAGGGGGGAAATACGggctggggaaaaagaaaagggagggaGGGCTGATTCCAGCGGCAAAAGTAACTGTTGCGATCAAAATGGCAACTAGAATGATAGTGTTCCTAGCATTTTGCAATGCTTCCATGTATATTGCATGCTGCTTATGTCGGTAACTTGTGTAACTCTCACCTATATTTTCCTGGAGCCCTTTGTTAAGATGCTTGTGTTGACGCATATTAGGTGGGAATAAGCTGGAATCTCTCCGGTATGTTTCACAGTCGAATGTCTCTCCATCTTGAAACTGTGGTGATGATATTCTAGAGCTGGTTCCCAGGCTGAATCTAGGCGAGCTCTTGCTTTCAGGAGAAACCGTTTCATTCATAATGGGCATTTCCAATTCAGTGGCAATGCAACCCTGCATGATAGGTAGACGTTGACTGTTGGTTCTTTCTTCCGCTGGTGAACGAGATAACAATTCGATACTTCTTCTGCCACCGGCTTTAACAAACTTGGCTTCAAGACGCCGGTTTTTTGCACTGTCCTTAGCCTGGTCAAGGATGTCAAGTGCTGTGAGTCCTCTGAGGTTCCGAGCATTAATATGCACTTTTGTCTTTCTGATCAAGTACTCTGCTATCTggaacaaaattttataaaaagttattttatgtttataaagTCTACATGTAAAGTAGATCTGAGATACTACATTAAATTtatgtcaatttgtgaatttatttttatgaaatctttttatagcTCTAGCACttctcatttttaatttttttaaattaaattttaaaatgatttctaatGAGATTGTTGATGTAGCATAAAAATGTCCTGACCTcagcttttatttttaataataacaccgtttctaattttcaaaaattaattaatcaaaaattaattagtatttaagtCAGTCTATTCGTGAAGAATTTACCAAGCTATATGAAACAGTACTAGATCATATACATGCAAAATGATGATTATACCAAACAATTAACCTCACGATCGAGTCATGCCATCCTCCTGATACTGGCTCATTTTAACGTACGTACCCTAGTgaattacaattaacattcaaacattcttTTCTTACCTGATGGCGCCCACCAGAAACAGCAACATGCAAAATGGTGTTTCCATACAGATCTTGATAATGGATGAGACTTGTACCATTGCAGGTATGCACCAAGTACACAAGCGCATCGTATTGTCCATGTCTCACGGCCAGATGAAACACCGACTCTCCCTCGTTCGTATCATAGCGAAAAGATACAGAAGCCATCAGCACAAGCTCTTCAAGGACTGCAACTTTGCCATTCATTGATGCCATGTGCACTGGTATGTAACCATTAATGCTGCGGTGCAGAGTGAGACTTGCATCGCAGTTTATGAGCATCCGGGTTGCCTCCCTGTGTCCTTGGACACAGGTATAGTGCAGCAGCGAGTTACCATTCTCGTCGATCGTTCGAGCGAAATCAGGACACGCATTTAGTAACTCGATAACAGCATCTGCACCAGGAACTCTGACTTCATGTTAATTAACTGATTACAACTTtgtgaattcataaaaataaaataaaattacaaaaaaaaaaaaaaaaattgatatgaacCCTTAATTACCTACCCATATGTCCGTTCTTTGCTGCCACATGAACACAAGTCGGATCGAATACATTTTCCTCTAAACCCAGCATGCCAGGGTGGTTTAAGAAGAGATTCACAACGTCGAGATGGCCATTACTGCAAGCCATGAAAAAGGCAAGCTTGTTTTCAGAGTTTAGCTTACATGCAGCCCTCGGATTGGTCGTTAATATCAGCTTCAAAACCTCGGCAGACCCATGGCGGCAAGCTTCATGTATCGGAGTCTCCAGCATCTTGTTTTGAGCAGCAACCAATTCCGGGCACAATGTAACAATTTCCGACGCCAAGTCAACGTGTCCGAACTTTGCAGCAAGGTGTAATGCTGTGTCCAATGAGTCGGCTGTTCTCTGCTCAAGAACTCCTTCATTTGCTTGAAATAAACTGATTAATGTGGGCGTGTCATTTGCTTGAATTGCCTCTAGAAGCTTAATATCCATATCCTCGAGCTTCCAATTAAGCTATAATAACTTTTCTCCACTAGAATTAATCAACTTTCTAATGGAGATCAGAAAAAATATGAATGGAGAGATGTTATGTTCCAGACCACTATATATAGAAGTCATTGGCAATGACGCGGATCAGTATATACCATTTCGCCTCTAGAATTTACTCGCTCCTTAATGTCATCTTCAAGGAAATGTAAATTAAATTTCCGAGGACCTTCAAGAAAGacatttataatctttttaataaatagtcGATCATGTGAAGAATTATCTTCATGGCTTTTGTTTTAGGTAGAAATTCTGAAGTTGTATATTGGGTGGGATTGCATATTCATTTTCTCACCTTTTTGGATTCTTCGTCGAACACCGTTGCTAGGACTTCCATGTGGGAAACCATGAAATTTTGCGAAGAAAGATTTGTCGTTGTCGCACGTACACTTTCTTCTTGCCGCGAAAATGTTGGGAAAAATAGAAGCTAGCTGTTGGGGGCCGGCCGGATTAAGGTCAACGTCCATGGTTGGGCCCTCAAACGTCattgttaatttgttatgttCCGTTGGTGGGATTGGGAAACTTTCTCCTCAAGTCTTTTAAGTCACGGCGATGACAggcaatttttatatattttttaatgcacGTGCAACTACAAGAATGGTTGGGAGTTTCAAATaggaaataaatagaaatataaaacgattcttacaatatttattgttaatttattatttttttaaaatatttatttaaataataataaatattataagatctgTTTTATATGTCCATTTCTCAATTattctttcaacttttttgatGAGACACTCACCGGTTCATGCGTTTCTTGTTTGGATACCGTTCTCTGTAACGCGCTAAAGGAAAGCATAAATcctttaaaagaattaattaataatataattagagtcctattaaaactttataaagagtaagggcctgtttgttttcagagatgagataagatgagatgagattaaagttaaaaagttgaataaaataatgttagaatatattttttaatattatttttgttttggaatttgaaaaagttgaattttttattttattttttgtggggatttgagaaagttgtaatgatgaggtgaggtgagatgagatgagataagatgagatgtttttcgaaaacaaacaaggcctaagagTTTTTTCTTCTCAAGCAATATAGGATCTCATTCACCATTTAcatttattcttatcatatgggatatcacaaccTTCCCTTATTAAATTTatgacgtcctcgtcgggcttGTCCGTTGTAGGTAGCACGGCTCAAGTTCTACATTTTTTATTGTGATAGATTCTGATACCATTTCTAATGCCTCAATGGAAAGCCCAGACCATATGACctatattataaaaagattaatcaataatacaattaaaacttcattggaaccttataaagtgtaaaaatttttccttctcaagcaatgtgagatctcatttaccacttattattattcttatcatatggggtatcatatTCTCagaagtggtttggattcagagatgagttgagatggtttatgaatagcagaataaaagttgaattagttattatattttgtgtgagaatttgagaatgttgttttgagatttaaaaaagttgaattgtttattatattttatgtaaaaatttaaaaaaattataatgatgagatgaaataagatgaattgaaatcagttgaaatgtattttgaatgcaaacaaggccgtttatctcatttctaaacatcaaaACTACTcaaatcttttcaatttcaaatatttaaattttttatctaatcattataatttttttaaatttttaaacaaaaataataacaatttaaattttttaaattttaaaatataatttatattaaaaaatataatttttttatttaatttttttcatttatttttaaaattcaataaacatattaattgaaattattttattcctaTTCACGTATTTTCACCTCGTAGCGAAATTCATTCGCATTGCTGAATGACTTTCTAAATTAGCTCCCGATGCTTGGTTGCCCCTCAAAACGCGTCCTCTCTACTTGTAAAGTGGCACACTGTACGTGGACATGCTAATTTATCGTGACGGCATGCTTATGCCAATTAATtgtcatttattatatatgatgaGTCATGACTTCAAACCACTAGCACTAGCAGTAGCCAGCAGGGCAAGATCACATAGTCCTCACCCCCTGCATCACTAGCAGCAGGGCAAGACCAGAGAGTATGGAAAGCTGATTTATCTTTCCTTTCACAAATAAGACACCAAGGCCTTCAACtacctttaaattttaatgtttttttgcCTTTTCATTTTGACTTATCGTTTTGATGgctcatatttttaatttttttactaaatgtttaaataaattattattaatatattgatatttttatatattttaaaaatattaaaaaatgtaataaataaataaataaaataaaatacataaattttacCTAGATGGCACACCCAACAGTCGCTACTAGGCAACAGCCTAGCATTACCCttcttttaaataagttttatcttgtaaaaaataaataatgacagGCTCTCCAAAGAAAATGTTTCACATTTAATTTCTACAAAGACTTCTATGTTGTGTCAAAAACATCACATTGGGATATACATTTAGTATCGTTTAGTTAcacagataaaataagatgagataaaagttaaaaattaaataaaatattattaaaatataattttgtaatattatttttattttaaaatttaaaaaattaaatttttgtacaAATACACTATAGAAAGGCTCTAccgtgaaaaaaatattgagattttaacttctttttttttatataattataatggaTCCCATGACAAATGATGTATAGTCTTCATGTGTTGGCACATCAGGTttgcaaataacaaaaaaacgtAGTTTTAAGGATGTTCTAGAATTCTAGAAGAAGAATAtgccaaaatatattatattcttcttGAGAAGTGATAGAGACAActatttgtataattttattttagttggagagtattttataaaataacgattcttttatagatattttacaaattattttataaataaatcattcatttaaaacatagctttcttttaaaaaagaaaactaactcTTTGTCCCAATCATTAATATTGACAGTCCTGCCTATGGCCCGTCACTTATTTCATTTATACCAAAATTCATAATTGGATTAAGGCATAAAGTACTGTTGATTTATAAACTTACGTCATCAAGTatgtaccatttttttttttttatcatgcatGCGGAGAGCAAATACATGGCTCTTCCATTGTGCAGTGAAAATGGCAGGCCAAAAACTTAATTGGTGTGTTAAATCTCTCCTTTCTCTTTGTGATTTCAATCGTAATTTCAATATTCTTGTTTTCAAGTCAATCTTCATGTGGGGGCAGGAATGGCAAGTTCATGAAAACTTGCTACTTAACTTTGGTGTAGATCCTCGTAGTTTCAGTACAAATtttctcgtttgtttttatagatcagatgagatgagttgaattgaaataaaaattgaaagttaaataaaatattgttagaatatatttttttaatattatttttatttttaaatttcaaaaaattaaattttttattttattttatgtaaaaatttaaaaaaattataataataaaataaaataaaaaattttgtaaaaataaacgaggccagCGTTTAATGATCGCCTTGAGAGTTGGCCCCAACCAAGGCTAATCACACTGCAATATGTGTAGCAACCGGCCTGTTTTAGACCGAACGAAGCCCAGGAAGAACCCAGTAGCTAAGAAGCAAAAAGGGTGTCGTTAGGTAAaatcttcttccctctctttcCTTCCCACCACAACGGTTTCCTCCACCACCCCACCTCCATCCTTATATGTAAAATCAATTTctaaaagatataattttatatatatagagaaatcaATGTTAGTGTTCTTCTtgacatctataaaaataaatctaattatcAAAAGTAATTTACaacaagagtaatgctagagagaagctaTTGTAGTATTACATACTTTACACTCATTACATCGTTGCTTTTagttttctacttttttattttagacgtgagagatgtgtggtctaaatgatgccacatcatgtgtgcaaaatggttACTCCTAAcagtgacttctatctatatttattcttacaACAAATGTGTTAGCGATTTTAAATGGACTCTATTTTGTTGTATAAAGAAActaatgtattattttaatttaggttgcgtttagtatttttaaattaggCATAATTTTACGCGGATAAATATATTACCCATAAACTtgatttcacataaaatatttaaaggctttaattatattatttagtattaattttacAACTAGATTTTTGTAGTAAATTGTAAGtgtttaatgttttattttaaacactttaagcctattatatgatatgatatgataagatgatagACGTTCAATTATGCTATACCAAAAggtttttgaatatgagtaGTTTGAGATATcattatgatattttgataacacgTTTTTGAGATCTacatattgaaactgaaatgttttgtttctacattATTAACTctttgaaaatgctcatgtttacatactaatatacGTTCtatgtttactgagttgttgataactcacttcttatctctacaatattttcagata
Above is a genomic segment from Juglans microcarpa x Juglans regia isolate MS1-56 chromosome 1D, Jm3101_v1.0, whole genome shotgun sequence containing:
- the LOC121247796 gene encoding ankyrin repeat-containing protein At5g02620-like, giving the protein MDIKLLEAIQANDTPTLISLFQANEGVLEQRTADSLDTALHLAAKFGHVDLASEIVTLCPELVAAQNKMLETPIHEACRHGSAEVLKLILTTNPRAACKLNSENKLAFFMACSNGHLDVVNLFLNHPGMLGLEENVFDPTCVHVAAKNGHMDAVIELLNACPDFARTIDENGNSLLHYTCVQGHREATRMLINCDASLTLHRSINGYIPVHMASMNGKVAVLEELVLMASVSFRYDTNEGESVFHLAVRHGQYDALVYLVHTCNGTSLIHYQDLYGNTILHVAVSGGRHQIAEYLIRKTKVHINARNLRGLTALDILDQAKDSAKNRRLEAKFVKAGGRRSIELLSRSPAEERTNSQRLPIMQGCIATELEMPIMNETVSPESKSSPRFSLGTSSRISSPQFQDGETFDCETYRRDSSLFPPNMRQHKHLNKGLQENIASVMSRRVRSRQNPPAPAQAHFCNPRARELYTQNFSTRSPIVEREVLLGELSETVIPRIFESRQWLALTIGHPTLSVELVKEFYSNIAAISDDGSFEVSLRNIVFRVTPDHTAESCSHYPHPLNVEHPPASSSQPSTSQPSTSQPSSSQPHSSAPGLTEPSLQRVIEYLARLEARFDARFDSLDAKVNNLQQLVTQRFNDIEERFDDDGSQPDGDDDDSQPHGDT